DNA sequence from the Selenomonas timonae genome:
AGGTTATGCAGCTCAAGGATGTCTCCGCGCTCGGCGACCACATCGTCGTGCAGGGCGGGACGTTTTACAATGATGCTGTCCTGCGCGCACTTGAGAACATCATCGGCAAGGATGTCATTCGTCCCGATATCGCGGGGCTCATGGGCGCATACGGCGCGGCGATCCTTGCACTCGAGGCGGGCACGGAGCGGTCGACGCTGCTCGGCGCAGACGAACTTGGCACATTTGAGACCAAGACCAGCTCCTACCGCTGCGGGAAATGCGGAAACAAATGCCTCATCACGATGCAGCAGTTCCCGAATGGTGAGCGCTACTTCACAGGCAATCGCTGTGAGCGCGGCATTGGCGGTGAGAAGCACGAGGACGATACGCCGAATATCTACAAGTTCAAGTATCGCCGTGTGTTCAAGCACTATAAGTCGCCGGCAGAGCCAAAGCGTGGGCGCATCGGCATCCCGCGCACGCTCAATATGTACGAGGACTTTCCGTTCTGGTTCACGTTCTTTGACAAGCTCGGCTATGGGGTCGTGATCTCGGGCAAATCCTCGCCACAGCTCTTCTACAAGGGCATGGCGACGATTCCGTCGGACTCGCTCTGCTATCCCGCGAAGCTCGCACACGGGCATATTGTCGACCTCGTCGAGAAGGGCGTCGATACGATTTTCTACCCCTGCGAGCCGCACAACATGGACGATAAGCCGGGCTCGTCGGCAAATAATTTCAACTGCCCGATTGTCGCCTCCTATGCGGAGAACATCCGCATCAACATGGATATCCTACGCGAGAAGAACATCCGCTTTATTCAGCCGTTCCTGCCGATCAACGACCGCAAGCGCATGATCGAGCGCCTCGTGGAGGAGTTTGGAAAGCCCGAGGGGATCGGAAAAAAGGAGATTGCGGCTGCGGTTGATGCGGGCTATGCAGAAATCGAGCAGTATCGTCAGGATGTCCGCGACTATGGTCAGCAAATTCTCGACCGCATTGCAAAGACGGGCGAGCATGCAATTCTGCTTGCAGGTCGTCCGTATCACGTCGATCCAGAGATCAATCACGGCATCCCCGAGATGATCCAATCGTATAAACTGCCGATCCTCTCCGAGGATGCGGTCTATCACATCCCCGTGCAGGAGCGGCGCCTGCAGGTCGTCAACCAGTGGAGCTACCACGCGCGCCTCTATCACGCGGCGCAGTTCGTCGCCGAGCACCCGAATGTGACGATGATACAGCTGAGCTCCTTTGGCTGCGGACTCGACGCGCTCACGACGGCGGAGGTGCGCGAGATTCTCGAGTCGCACGAGCGCATCTATACGATGATAAAGCTGGACGAGGTGTCGAACCTCGGCGCGGCGCGCATTCGCCTACGCTCCCTGATTGCCGCGCTCGCGCGCAGGGAGAATCCCGCCTATCACGAGGTGCCCGTCATCGAGCGCCCGCGCTTCACCGAGGACTGTAAGAAGACGCACACGATTCTTGCGCCGCAGATGGCGCCGATTCACTTCGAGCTCTTCCGTACAACGATGCGAAAGCACGGTTATAATGTTGTCATCCCGCCTATGCCGAACAAGGCGTCGATCGATCTGGGGCTGCGCTACGTGCACAACGATATGTGCTACCCCGCAATCGTCGTTATCGGTCAGCTGCTCGCAGCGCTTAAGGCGGGGATGTGCGACGCGGATCACACGAGCATCGCACTCTTTCAGACCTGCGGTGCCTGCCGTGCAACGAACTATCTTGGCGTTCTGCGCAAGGCACTGCGCGATGCGGGCTTCCCGAACGTCGCCGTCTTTGCCGTGCGCGGCCTACCCGAGGAGACGGACAGCTTCGCATTTAACCGGGAGATGATGGTGGATGCCATCAAGGCGGCGGTCTACGGCGACCTGCTCATGAATGTGCGCAACCGTATGATGCCATACGAGCTTGTGAAGGGCGCGACACAGGCAGTATTCGATAAATGGATGACGCGCGCCAAGGAGGAGCTCGAGCACGGCAGCGTGTTCAAGTTCCGCCGCATGGTGAAGGACATCGTGCGCGACTTCGACCACATTCCCATCGATGAACAGATGTGGAAACCAAAGGTCGGCATCGTCGGCGAAATCCTCGTGAAGTACCATCCCGTTGCGAACAACGACATCGAGAAGGTGCTGATGGGGGAGGGGGCAGAGGTCGTTATGCCGGACTTCGTCGACTTCTTCCTCTACTCTGCATACGATCCGATCGCGCAGCACAAATTGCTCGCGGGATCGTACAAGGATCGCCTCTACGGGCGTATGTTCATCAAGGTCATCGAGTTCTTCCGCGCGCCCATGCGCAAGGCTCTCAAGGAGAGCCGTCACTTCCGTCCACCGCAGTCCATCGACCACACGGCGGAGCTCGCGGCTCGCCATGTCAGTCTCGGCAATATGGCGGGGGAGGGCTGGTTCCTCACGGGCGAGATGGTGAAGCTCATCGAGGAGGGCGTGCCGAACGTCGTCTGCCTGCAGCCGTTCGGCTGTCTGCCGAACCACATCACAGGCAAGGGCGTCATGCACGACCTGCGCAAGGCGTACCACGGCGCGAACATCACGGCGATCGACTGCGATGCAGGATCGAGTGAGGTCAACCAGCTGAACCGTCTGAAGCTCATGCTCGCCGTTGCGAAGGAGCGCCGCCCTGCGGGAGTGGGGGCATCCGCACCAGTGGCGGAGATGGCGCAGAGAAACTAAATATTTATTTGGGAGTTATGCTTTCGGGCGTAACTCCTTTTTTGTTACAAAAACATGTTCCGCGAACAAAAAAACGCGAAAAATTTGTTCGTAAGTATTGACCGAACACCCTTTCTGTGTTATTCTATATCCGAACAGAGGTTTTGAGAATATATATACGGATATACGAAGTTTTTACATAGTGGAGGAGTTAAAGATGAAACGCATCGGTCTTGTTCTCAGTGTATTTGCTCTCATCTGGATGGGCGTCTCCGCCCTTCACCTGACGAATCCATATCTGCGCTCGTCTGATTTCATCGAGGTGTCTGTCATGCGCGGCGAGAACGTCTGGTCAATCGCGCGCAAGTATGCGACGAAGGAGACGATGGCAGAGGAGCTCGAGGAGGCCATCATCGAGGTGAACGGCCTTGCGCCGGATGGTTCTGTTGCTGCGGGACGTCGTCTGCAGATTCCCGTGCTGGAACCCGCAGAGCAGTTGCAGGCGATGGCAGAGCACAAATCCCTTGACACAGTCGCCCGTGCGCCTTATAATGACGTTACCGATTAGGGTGGAAACATATAGCCTTGTCCCTATGGGATGGATTTCCTATCCCAAGGGGCGGGGCTTTTTTGTATTAGGAGGTACTGATAAAATCAGTAGATCCTATATTTTGAAGGGAGAGCGTTTATGATAAAGCTGACACTGCCGGATGGCTCCATACGTGAGGCAGAGGCAGGGACAACGCTGCTGGACGTTGTCAAGGGAATGAGCAACTCACTTGCAAAGAAGGCGCTTGCGGCAAGCCTCGACGGCAAGACCGTCGACCTGACGACACCTGTGACGCATGATGCTGCGTTTCAGGTGTTGACCTTTGAGGATGCGGGAGGGCGTCATGCGCTGCGTCATACGGCTTCGCATATCATGGCACAGGCGGTGAAGCGTCTCTATCCCGAAAGCAATGTGCAGCTTGCCATCGGTCCTGCCATCGAGAACGGCTTCTACTATGACTTCGATCTGGATCGCCAGCTGACGGATGCCGACCTGCGCGACATCGAAAAGGAAATGAAGAAGATCGTCAAGGAGAATCTGAAGCTCGAGCGCCGCGAGATTCCGCGCAATGAGGCGATCGAATATTTCCGCGCAAAGGGCGAGAACTACAAGGTCGAGCTGATCGAGGATCTGCCGGAGGACGAGACGATCACCACCTATACGCAGGGCGAGTTCACGGATCTCTGCGCGGGGCCGCACGTCATGTCCACGGGCAAGGTCAAGGCGTTCAAGCTGCAGAGCATCGCCGGGGCATACTGGCGCGGCAGTGAGAAGAACAAGATGCTGCAGCGCATCTATGGAACTGCGTTCGACAAGCAGGAGGATCTGGACGCCTACCTCAACATGCTTGAGGAGGCAGCGAAGCGCGACCACCGCAAGCTCGGCAGGGAACTCGATCTTTTCAGCCTGCACGAGGAGGGACCGGGCTTCCCGTTCTTCCATCCGAACGGCATGCTCCTGCGCAACGCGATTCTCGAGTATTGGCGCGAGGTGCACCGCCGCTACGGTTATCAGGAGATCAGCACTCCTGTCATCCTGAGCCGCAAGCTATGGGAGACGTCGGGGCACTGGTTCCACTACCGTGAGAATATGTATACGACCGAGATCGACGAAGAGGACTATGCAATCAAGCCGATGAACTGCCCCGGCTGCATGCTCGTCTATCGCTCGCAGCTGCACAGCTACCGCGATCTGCCGCTGCGCCTCGCCGAACTCGGGCTCGTACACCGTCACGAGCTGTCGGGAGCCCTGCACGGGCTCTTCCGTGTGCGCAACTTCACGCAGGATGACGCGCATCTCTTCGTTACGCCCGATCAGATCGAGGGCGAGATTCAGCATACGATCGACCTCTTCGACGAGGTCTACCGCACATATGGGCTCTCGTACAAGGCGGAGCTGTCGACGCGTCCCGAGGACTCGATGGGCTCGGATGAGATGTGGGAGCTTGCAACAGACGGTCTGCGCAAGGCACTCGAAAACCGCGGTCTCGACTTTGTCATCAACGAGGGCGACGGCGCGTTCTACGGGCCGAAGATCGACTTCCACCTGCGTGACTCGATTGGACGCACATGGCAGTGTGGTACGATCCAGCTGGACATGAGCCTGCCCGAGAAGTTCGACCTGACCTACATCGGTGAGGACGGGGAGAAGCATCGCCCCGTCATGTTGCACCGCGTCGTCTACGGCTCGATCGAGCGCTTCATCGGCATCCTGATCGAGAACTATGCGGGCGCATTCCCCGTGTGGATGGCGCCCGTACAGGTGCGCATCCTGCCGATCACGGAGCGCCATGCGGCGTATGCCGAGCGTCTGCGCAAGGAAATGTTCGACCTCGGCTTCCGCGTTGAGGTGGATGACCGCAACGAGAAGACGGGCTACAAGATCCGCGAGAGTCAGGTCAAGAAGACCCCGTACACGCTCGTCATCGGCGACCAGGAGCAGGAGAATCATACGGTTGCCCTGCGCAAGTATGGCGAGAAGGACAGCACAGTCATGTCGGTCGAGGACTTCATCACGCTTGTGCAGGAAAAAATTGCGACGCGCGCGCAGGAGTATTGACAAGACACCTGCATTTGTGGTAGTATGACTTTCGTTACAAGCAGAAGCCACCGCTTCTCACCTGCGGACAGAATTGTGCGTCGGGTCGAATGAAAGATATTTCATGAGAGTTTTAGGGTGGCTTCGTGCCGCCCTTTTCTATTGCCGGATGGCGTTCTGCGTGCATCCGAACCAGGAGGTGTTCTTGCCATAAGCAGGGAATCTTTGCGAATCAATGAGGAAATCCATATCCGTGAGGTGCGTGTCACCAGCGCGGAGGGAGAACAGCTTGGCATCATGCTGACGCGTGACGCCCTTCGCATGGCGGAGGAGCAGCATCTCGACCTGGTCGAGGTTGCGCCGAAGGCAAAGCCGCCCGTCTGCCGCATCATGGACTTTGGTAAGTTCCGCTATGAGCAGCAGAAACGCGAGAAAGAAGCGAAGAAGAAGCAGAAGACCATCAGCATCAAAGAGGTCAAGCTTCGTCCGAACATCGACGAGCACGACTTCAACGTCAAGCTGAAGAATGCGCTCCGCTTCGTCGAAGAGGGCAACAAGGTCAAGGTTACGATTATGTTCCGCGGCAGAGAGCTTTCTCATCCGGAACTCGGACGTGCGGTTCTCGACCGCGTTGCCGAGCGGATGACCGAGCTTGTGACCATTGAGCGCGGTGCGAAGCTGGAGGGGAAGAATATGACGATGATCCTGTCCCCGAAGGTGCAGAAGCCCGCGAAGGCGGCCAAACCCGCGAAGGAAGATAAAGGAGGAAATGGCGATGCCGAAGATTAAAACGCGCCGCGCAGCAGCAAAGCGCTTCAGCGTGACAGGGAGCGGAGAGTTCCGCCGCAACAAGGCGTACAAGAGACATATTCTGGAGAAGAAGACGCCGAAGCGCAAGCGCAACCTGCGCAAGGCTGCTCTCGCTGATACGTCGGACTACAAGCGCATCCGCAAGATGCTCCCCTACGCATAATTGGGGCAACGAACAAAATCCCCATGTGGGTAGGAACTAGGAGGAAATGCAATGCCAAGAGTTAAAAGCGGTGTCACAGCACATCGTCGTCATAAGAAGATCCTGAAGCTCGCAAAGGGCTATCGCGGCTCGCGCAGCAAGCAGTTCAAGAAGGCAAATGAGACCGTCATGAAGGCGCTCTACTATGCGCGCCGTGACCGTCGTGCGAAGAAGGGGACGTTCCGCCGTCTCTGGATCGCCCGTATCAACGCGGCTGCCCGCGCCAACGGTATTTCGTACAGCCGCCTGATGGCAGGTCTGACGAATGCCGGCGTCGAGGTCAACCGTAAGATGCTTGCCGACCTCGCCATTGCCGATGCGGCTGCCTTCACGCAGCTCGTCAATGTGGCGAAGGAGAACCAGTAAGAAGAGGATGAGCCTGATGAATGCAACGATTCATCAGGCTCTTTTTTGCGATGAAGAACATACAGATAATTACAAGTGCGGCAAATCCCATCATACGCCTCACATCAGCCGTCGTGCATACGCAGCGCCGCGCGGCAAAAGAGGGACTCTTTACAGTCGAGGGGCTGCGTCTCGCCGAGATGGCGGCGGTATCCGACTGGCAGATTCGTCACGCGCTCGTGACAGAGCGTGGACTCACCGGGGAGCGCATGCGAGCACTTGTGGAGCAGCTGATTAAACGAGGGACGCCCGCCGCGCTTGTCACGGAAAATATCTTTGCAACGCTTGCCGAGACGGATAGTCCGCAGGGTATTCTCCTACTTGTGGAGCGTCGTAAGACACAGAATTTGGCTGATCTGCCGCAGGGCAGAGATGGGGAAGAGCCGCCGCTCTACATCGCGCTTGACCGTGTGCAGGATCCGGGCAACGTCGGGACGATCCTGCGAACGGCGGACGCTGTGGGCGTGACAGGTGTTATCCTCCTGCGCGGCTCGGCAGACATATACAGCGGCAAGGTTGTCCGCGCGACAATGGGATCGCTCTTTCACGTTCCCTTCGTCACGGGAGTGACAGCGGCGGAGCTCGCGGGCTTCGCGCAGAAGGAGGGGCTGCAATTCCTTGTGACCTCGTGCGATGCGGGTGCGGAGACACATTTTTCCGCAGATTTTCGGCGCGGCAGCATTATTGTCTTCGGCAATGAGGCGAACGGTGTATCGGAGGAGATTCTGATTGCCTCGCAGCATATCTACATTCCAATGCGCGGCGCTGCCGAGTCCCTCAATGTATCTACGGCAGTAACTGCCGTTCTATATGAGGCGCTGCGTCAGCGACTTACATAACAGCATATGAAAGGGGCTTGATCTACGTTCAGACCAAGCCCCTTTGTATACATTTTAATTTGACAGCAGAGACAGCAGTCGATCCTTCGAGACGAGCCCGATGCACTCTTCAATCATCTCCCCGTTCTTGAAAAAGAGAAGGGTGGGGAGGGTCATCACGCCATATTTCTCAGCAAGATCCTGCGCGTCGTCCACATTGAGCTTGCAGATCTTGATCTCCGGATGTTCTGTGCCCAGCTCCTCAAGAATAGGCGTGAGCATGCGACAAGGCGTACACCACGTCGCCCAAAAGTCGACGATGACAAGCTGATCTGCCTGCAGCACCTCGGCATCAAATGTTTCACTTGTGAGTTCGATAAAGCTCATTTCCCGCATCTCCTTCGCAATAGATTACAGCGTATTTCGTCCATCATAAACAAAATACATTTCTTTTTCAAGGGCTGCTCAGCAAAAAAGTCCGAAAAACTCTCATTCCCGTGCGAATCCCATGTGGCGGGCTTTTGTTCGGTTGCGCATCAACGAGAAAAGGTATATAATGTCGAGAATAGGGCAATTGTGTCGTGGATGAAGATCGGAATGCGTGAAAAAGAGAGGGAAGGGAATATGAGCGGAAAGAAGAGAATCGCGCTGAGCCCCGTGCTCAAACAGCATAAGTTCATCTTTGATCTGATGAAGAACACGTCCTCTGATTATACCTTTATGATGGATCCAAACGCCGGCACTTTTCTTGCGGCGCCGGCATTTGTTCAGGCGTATGACCTCCCCGCAGAGACTCTGGAGAACATTGCGGAGGTGCTGAGTCCGCTCGTCTATATGCAGGATCGCAAGCCTCTCGCGGCGCTCTTTTCCTCATTGGACGATCTCTCGGACGGGCGCGAGCGCCAGCTCGACTTCCGCATGCGGGATGCAAAGGGCGATTATTCGTGGCTGCGGCTCAAGGGAAAGATCGGCACTTCCGTGGATGGAACGCCGAATCTCTTCGTTGGGACGATCAGCCAGCTCGCACGGCGCAACTCGGCAGACGCCGTTACGGGGCTGCTCAACCGCTACCAGTTCACTGTGGATCTTGGAGCGGCGCTGCGTGAGGCACGAGAGACAGGAGGGGGCGGCGGCCTCCTCGTCATGGGGATCGACAACTTCCGCACGGTCAACGAGGCATTCAACCACGAGATCGGCGATATCATCCTGCGCCAAATCTCGGAGCGTATCCTTCAGAATATCCCGCGCAAGCTCTCCCTCTACCGCCTCGATGGCGATGAGTTCGGGCTCATCTATCCGGGTGCCGATGCGGATATGCTGACAGAGTTCTTCATCCGCGTACAGCGCGAATTCGCCCATCCGCAGGTCTACGATGGGCGTCAGTACATCGTTACCGTCTCGGCGGGCATGGTCTTCTACCCGCAGTCGGCGCGCGATCCGCTCGTCCTGCACAAATACGCACAGGCGGCACTCGATGCGGCAAAATCGGGCGGAAAGAACCGCATCAATGAGTTCTCGAAGGAAGTATACAACCGCTGGCTGCGTTCGCTGACAATACAGGAGCAGATCCTGCAGGACGTGAAGGCGGGCTGCCGCAATTTCGAGCTCTACTTCCAGCCGCAGGTGGCGGGTGACGATCAACACATTGTCGGTGCAGAGACCCTGCTCCGCTGGAAGAATAGCAAGGGTCGCATGGTCGCACCGATGGAGTTCATTCGCATTCTCGAGGAGACGAAGACGATTGTGCCTGTCGGCCGCTGGATCTTCGAGCAGGCGCTGCGCGTCTGCAAGGAGTGGCGTCAGCGCATTCCCGATTTCCACATGAGCGTAAACATGAGCTACGAACAGATCAAGGATCTCTCCTTCCTCGAGTTCGTGGAGGACTGCCTGCGCCGTCACGATATGCCCGCAGATGCCGTCGTCCTCGAGCTCACGGAGAGCAGGATCGTCAGCGATCTGAAGTTCGTCAACGCGCAGTTCGATGCATTCCGCAGACGCGGGATCAAGGTTGCGATGGACGACTTCGGCACGGGCTATTCTTCGCTTTCCTCGCTCAAGAATCTGAACTGCGACATCGTGAAGATCGACCGTGCCTTCGTCATGCGCATCCTCGAGAACCACTTCGATCAGAAGCTCGTCGAGTATACGGTGGATCTCTGCCACAGCATCGGCATGACGACCTGCATCGAGGGCGTGGAGACGCAGGAGGAGTACGACTGCCTCGTAAAGATCTGCAAGACGGACACGATTCAGGGCTACCTCTTCGGGCGCCCCGAGCCGCAGGATGTATTTGAAAAGAAGTTTTTGGGTATGTAATGGCAAGAGTAAAGACGGAGGAAGGGCTGAGCCTCCTCGGGGAGCAGCGCACGGACTACGGTTACGACTATGCGCCCGAGGCGCTTGAGACCTTTCAGAACAAGCATACGGATCACGATTACTGGGTGCGGTTCAACTGCCCCGAGTTCACGACGCTCTGCCCGATCACGGGACAGCCGGACTATGGGACGATCTACATCTCCTATATGCCCGCAGAGCGCATGGTCGAGAGCAAATCGCTGAAGCTCTACCTCGTGAGCTTCCGCAACCACGGGGATTTTCACGAGGATGTGGTGAACGTCATCATGCGTGACCTCATCCGCCTCATGGAGCCGAAATACATCGAGGTGCAGGGGAAATTCCTGCCACGCGGCGGCATCTCGATCGACCCCTACGCGAACTACGGTCTGCCGGGCACGAAGTACGAGGAGCTGGCGTGGGAGCGCCTCTCCATGCACGACCGCGTGCCCGAGCGGGTGGACAACCGCTGATGGCGCGGCAGAAACGAATCGCCCTCATCAACGACATCACGGGATTCGGGCGCTGCTCGGTGACGGTACAGCTGCCGCTGATCTCCGCGATGCGCGTACAGGCATGCCCGCTGCCGACGGCGATTCTCTCGGTGCATACGGGCTTTCCGAATCACTACCTCGACGACTATACGGAGCGCATGCACCCCTACATGGAGAATTGGGCGGCGAATGAGCTCGACTTCGACGCGATCCTGACGGGCTTCCTTGGCTCGGAGGCGCAGATCGACCTTGTGCTTGACTGCATTCGCATGTTCAAGGCAGATGATACGCGGGTGATCGTTGATCCTGTGATGGGGGACAATGGGAAGCTCTACTCCTCCTATACGCCCTCGCTCTGTGAGAAGATGCGCCAGCTGCTCCCCTATGCGGACGTTGTGACGCCGAACCTCACGGAGGCGTGTCAGCTGCTCAGGGCGGACTATCCCTCTGACGGTATTGTGTCGGAGAACGTGCTCGCAGAGATGGCGGCGGCAATCGCGGCGATGGGGCCACGCTCTGTTGTGATTACGGGGCTACATGCGGGCGACTATGTGCGCACCTATCTCTACGAGAATGGCGTCGGTCGCTCCTTCGACAATCCGAAGATTGGGCGTGACCGTTCGGGGGCGGGCGATGCCTTTGCGGCAATCGTTGCAGCGGCGCTCGTGCGCGGCATTCCGCTCGAGGAGGGGGCACGGCGCGCGGCGGAGTTCATCGGACACTGCCTCGACTACGCAGAGCAGCTCGATCTGCCGTGGAACTACGGGCTGCCCTTCGAGGAGTTTATGGGAGAGCTGACGGCACTATAAGCAGGGGCGCCCCTATCGGCTCGTTGCGACGGGGGAAGCTAATATGCTGTAATGCAAAGCCTCCCCCGTACGACATGGGGGAGCGGGACCGCGTGAGCGGTGGTAGGGGCGCTTTGGGCGTCTGGACAAGACAAACAAAAGGCTGCTGCACTGGTCAAAAGACTTCATGCAGCAGCCTATTTCTGTGTATGATAGGAGAATCTTATGATTGTATATGCGACACACGCGGGCGGGCGCTACCTCCCCATCGAGGAGAGTCTGCGCGAGCAGCCGGAGGGAAAGCGCGCCGTCTATGTCAACATCACGAATGACTGCAACTGCGACTGCGTCTTCTGTCTGCGCAGCATGAAGGAGATGGCGCGGGAGTCCTCCCTCTGGATCGAGCAGGATCCGTCTGTGAAGGAGATCATTGCAGAGCTCGACCGTCTGCCGTGGGAATACGTGCGTGAGGTGGTCTGCTGCGGCTTCGGCGAGCCGCTCATTCGTCTGGATACGGTACTCGCCGTTCTGCGTCATGTGAAGGAACACCATCCCGAGGTTGCGACGCGCGTCAATACGAATGGTCTCGGGGAACTTGAGCACGGCTTTGAATTTGCCGAACGCTTTGCGGGGCTGCTCGATACGATCTCCATCAGTCTGAACGCCTCGAATGCAGAGCGCTATCTCTCACTCACGCGCTCGAAATTTGGCATCTCCTCCTATGAGGCAATGCTGACCTTTGCCGAGCACTGCAAGCCCTACGTGCCGAACGTCGTACTCACCGTGGTGGAGAAGGTGGAGAACGAGGAGGAGATTGCGCGCTGTCGTGCGATCTGCGCGGAGCGCGGACTGACCCTGCGTGTGCGTGTGTACGAGGACAGCTGATTACAAAGGCTTTGCCCCATAGAGCGGCGTGCGCTGATCCATCGCTGCAAGGAGGCGCGGAACGGGCAGGATCCGCAGGAGCAGGAGGCATATGACAGCCTCGGGCACGAGGTAGGTCGCATTGAAGACCAGAGAGTAGAGATAGGGGGACGTATCGGGCGGCGCATACGAGCCGAAGAAGACCACGCCCGAGATATAGTGACAGAGGAACCGCGCCGTAAAGGCGAGCGCCGCGCCCAGATAGATGCGCCCCGGCACAGCGGCGGCAATCGCCAGCGCCATATAGGGCAGGGGATAGTCGAAGAGCACTTGCAGGGGATGCACGATAAAGGCGTCCTGCATGAGATTTATCATGCCGTAGACGAACCCCGCCAGACAGCCGATGCCTGCGCCATACCGATAGGTGAGGAAGAGCAGCGGCACCATCGCACCGAGTGTGACACTGCCGCCCTGCGGCATATGGAATATGCGCAGCTGATGGAGCACGATCGTCAGCGCCAGCATGAGCGCGACATTGATGAGCATGCTTGTCGTGAAACGGATGCGGCGCATCTGCAGATAGCCGAAGATGAAGACGAGTACCGCGAGCAGTGTGAAGAGACTGGTCGGCTGCGCCAGCAGCTCTGCCGCGTTCTTGATGAGTGTGTCCATGGATACCTCCTTGGTCGCTGTGTCATGTGTTTGCAATCCACTATAGCATACTATAAAATGCCGCCCTCTTCAATTCCGATGAACCCTTGAATCTACCGCAAAAGATAGATTTTTTCAGATAGATATGGTAAACTGAGCATTGGTATTTTTATCGAAACAACGGAGCAAATGCACAGTAGCACCGCTTTTCGTGTACATACAGGAGGACGATATGGACGATCAGATCAGAGAACTCAAGGAGCGCGCCCGCGCAGCGATTGCGGAGACGGCGAGCAGCCTCGGTGAACTCAATGATATTCGCGTGAAATTCCTTGGCAAAAAGGGCGAGATGACTGCACTCCTGCGCAGCATGAGCGCCCTCGCACAGGAGGAGCGTCCGCGCATCGGCAAGATCGTCAACGAGGCGCGTGCCGAACTCGAGGAGCTGCTTGCGGCGAAGTCCGAGGAACTGGCGAAGCGGGAACTTGCGGACAAGATTGCCGCCGAGCAGATCGACGTGACCCTGCCGGGGCGGACGGCTCCCGTGGGGCATCTGCACCCGCTCACGATCACGCTGAACCGCATCAAGAAGATCTTCCTGCAGATGGGCTTTACCATCGAGGAGGGACCCGAGATTGAGAGCGACTACTTCAACTTCGAGGCGCTGAATCTGCCGAAGGATCACCCC
Encoded proteins:
- the rplT gene encoding 50S ribosomal protein L20, with translation MPRVKSGVTAHRRHKKILKLAKGYRGSRSKQFKKANETVMKALYYARRDRRAKKGTFRRLWIARINAAARANGISYSRLMAGLTNAGVEVNRKMLADLAIADAAAFTQLVNVAKENQ
- a CDS encoding TrmH family RNA methyltransferase produces the protein MQRFIRLFFAMKNIQIITSAANPIIRLTSAVVHTQRRAAKEGLFTVEGLRLAEMAAVSDWQIRHALVTERGLTGERMRALVEQLIKRGTPAALVTENIFATLAETDSPQGILLLVERRKTQNLADLPQGRDGEEPPLYIALDRVQDPGNVGTILRTADAVGVTGVILLRGSADIYSGKVVRATMGSLFHVPFVTGVTAAELAGFAQKEGLQFLVTSCDAGAETHFSADFRRGSIIVFGNEANGVSEEILIASQHIYIPMRGAAESLNVSTAVTAVLYEALRQRLT
- the trxA gene encoding thioredoxin, with amino-acid sequence MSFIELTSETFDAEVLQADQLVIVDFWATWCTPCRMLTPILEELGTEHPEIKICKLNVDDAQDLAEKYGVMTLPTLLFFKNGEMIEECIGLVSKDRLLSLLSN
- a CDS encoding sensor domain-containing protein; translation: MSGKKRIALSPVLKQHKFIFDLMKNTSSDYTFMMDPNAGTFLAAPAFVQAYDLPAETLENIAEVLSPLVYMQDRKPLAALFSSLDDLSDGRERQLDFRMRDAKGDYSWLRLKGKIGTSVDGTPNLFVGTISQLARRNSADAVTGLLNRYQFTVDLGAALREARETGGGGGLLVMGIDNFRTVNEAFNHEIGDIILRQISERILQNIPRKLSLYRLDGDEFGLIYPGADADMLTEFFIRVQREFAHPQVYDGRQYIVTVSAGMVFYPQSARDPLVLHKYAQAALDAAKSGGKNRINEFSKEVYNRWLRSLTIQEQILQDVKAGCRNFELYFQPQVAGDDQHIVGAETLLRWKNSKGRMVAPMEFIRILEETKTIVPVGRWIFEQALRVCKEWRQRIPDFHMSVNMSYEQIKDLSFLEFVEDCLRRHDMPADAVVLELTESRIVSDLKFVNAQFDAFRRRGIKVAMDDFGTGYSSLSSLKNLNCDIVKIDRAFVMRILENHFDQKLVEYTVDLCHSIGMTTCIEGVETQEEYDCLVKICKTDTIQGYLFGRPEPQDVFEKKFLGM
- the queF gene encoding preQ(1) synthase, which translates into the protein MARVKTEEGLSLLGEQRTDYGYDYAPEALETFQNKHTDHDYWVRFNCPEFTTLCPITGQPDYGTIYISYMPAERMVESKSLKLYLVSFRNHGDFHEDVVNVIMRDLIRLMEPKYIEVQGKFLPRGGISIDPYANYGLPGTKYEELAWERLSMHDRVPERVDNR
- a CDS encoding pyridoxamine kinase, which translates into the protein MARQKRIALINDITGFGRCSVTVQLPLISAMRVQACPLPTAILSVHTGFPNHYLDDYTERMHPYMENWAANELDFDAILTGFLGSEAQIDLVLDCIRMFKADDTRVIVDPVMGDNGKLYSSYTPSLCEKMRQLLPYADVVTPNLTEACQLLRADYPSDGIVSENVLAEMAAAIAAMGPRSVVITGLHAGDYVRTYLYENGVGRSFDNPKIGRDRSGAGDAFAAIVAAALVRGIPLEEGARRAAEFIGHCLDYAEQLDLPWNYGLPFEEFMGELTAL
- a CDS encoding TatD family nuclease-associated radical SAM protein, producing MIVYATHAGGRYLPIEESLREQPEGKRAVYVNITNDCNCDCVFCLRSMKEMARESSLWIEQDPSVKEIIAELDRLPWEYVREVVCCGFGEPLIRLDTVLAVLRHVKEHHPEVATRVNTNGLGELEHGFEFAERFAGLLDTISISLNASNAERYLSLTRSKFGISSYEAMLTFAEHCKPYVPNVVLTVVEKVENEEEIARCRAICAERGLTLRVRVYEDS
- the thiT gene encoding energy-coupled thiamine transporter ThiT produces the protein MDTLIKNAAELLAQPTSLFTLLAVLVFIFGYLQMRRIRFTTSMLINVALMLALTIVLHQLRIFHMPQGGSVTLGAMVPLLFLTYRYGAGIGCLAGFVYGMINLMQDAFIVHPLQVLFDYPLPYMALAIAAAVPGRIYLGAALAFTARFLCHYISGVVFFGSYAPPDTSPYLYSLVFNATYLVPEAVICLLLLRILPVPRLLAAMDQRTPLYGAKPL